The Magnolia sinica isolate HGM2019 chromosome 9, MsV1, whole genome shotgun sequence genome contains a region encoding:
- the LOC131255094 gene encoding uncharacterized protein LOC131255094, whose translation MPSPLKVWTQLQSKSVAFEVTADIQGTPVFLLVDNGSTTSLISHTTAKNLRSPTTMLGVRIIAVSETFTEATSVCRGCPIDLGNKRICVDLIVTRVFHYDVILGMNWLSAMRAEIDCEDRTVAIYEDGSSPFTFPVQVSYPQRVLYYASLEEGSKELSLTYTPVVKDYVDVFQQLSRLPPRWEIDFTIELVSGTAPISLPTC comes from the coding sequence ATGCCGTCACCACTGAAGGTGTGGACACAGCTACAATCAAAATCGGTAGCATTTGAAGTCACCGCTGATATTCAAGGTACCCCTGTCTTTCTTCTCGTGGACAATGGGTCCACAACATCACTCATATCTCATACAACCGCCAAGAATTTGAGATCACCAACTACTATGTTGGGAGTAAGAATCATAGCGGTAAGTGAAACCTTCACTGAAGCTACATCCGTCTGCCGAGGTTGCCCCATTGATCTGGGAAACAAAAGAATATGCGTAGACCTTATCGTCACAAGGGTCTTCCATTATGACGTGATCCTAGGTATGAACTGGCTCTCCGCAAtgagagctgagattgattgtgaggaTCGGACGGTGGCAATTTATGAAGATGGTAGCTCTCCTTTTACGTTTCCGGTTCAAGTTAGCTATCCACAACGAGTCCTCTATTATGCATCGTTAGAAGAGGGCAGCAAAGAACTTTCATTAACATACACACCCGTGGTCAAAGACTACGTCGATGTATTCCAACAATTATCGAGACTCCCTCCCCGGTGGGAGATTGATTTCA